A genomic segment from Bombus huntii isolate Logan2020A chromosome 13, iyBomHunt1.1, whole genome shotgun sequence encodes:
- the LOC126872668 gene encoding probable serine/threonine-protein kinase MARK-A, whose product MLKHILTGQPSSAGSRHQHNEASSGSLHGGHHHRHHSGHQQDQQQHHHYNQNSNVRGTTGGSQGRGVDVYDSVVHQRANVHQAATTPSSTHRHPLNHSQLSVNNLSQRLNHSHALNLSTLSTSKHSVNSVSPVAGGNNNNNNNNLSTTLGVISPAPLHQDSRPKANGGFDISRLSRLPSQATPSPASALQDTTTGGQLTGPGSTAYPLNASWSSSLSRNHKDHEVGAKETLTSLGLLCLVSLLLALLSLIFLLKISPLTVTPSSLISPEEYTIVYEVTLALCALALSLNLCCLLVCAIQFLFTVKLVKTSYQGHW is encoded by the coding sequence ATGCTGAAGCATATCCTGACGGGGCAACCGTCGTCAGCGGGCTCCAGGCACCAGCACAATGAGGCAAGCTCGGGCTCGTTGCACGGCGGCCACCACCACCGCCATCATTCTGGTCACCAACAGGATCAACAGCAACACCATCATTACAACCAAAACAGCAACGTTCGTGGAACGACAGGGGGCAGCCAAGGACGGGGAGTCGACGTTTACGACTCGGTGGTCCATCAAAGAGCCAACGTGCATCAGGCTGCCACCACGCCATCTTCCACTCACAGACACCCTTTGAATCATTCTCAGTTGAGCGTGAACAATCTTTCTCAACGATTGAATCACTCGCACGCTCTTAATCTGTCCACGTTGTCCACGTCGAAGCATTCTGTGAACAGCGTCAGTCCTGTTGCCGGTGggaataacaataacaataataataatctgtcGACTACATTGGGGGTGATATCCCCGGCGCCGCTGCACCAGGACAGCAGACCTAAAGCGAATGGAGGCTTTGATATCTCGAGACTGTCCAGATTACCCAGTCAGGCGACACCTTCGCCTGCATCTGCTCTTCAGGATACGACTACCGGGGGACAGTTAACCGGTCCCGGTTCCACGGCGtaccccttgaacgcttcctGGTCATCGTCCCTGTCAAGGAATCACAAGGACCACGAGGTTGGCGCGAAAGAGACGTTGACCAGTTTGGGTTTATTGTGTCTAGTGTCGTTGTTACTGGCGCTACTCTCGTTGATCTTCTTGCTGAAGATCTCACCGTTAACGGTGACGCCGAGTAGCCTGATCAGCCCGGAAGAGTATACGATTGTCTACGAGGTGACGTTAGCGCTGTGCGCACTCGCCCTCTCCCTAAACCTCTGCTGTCTCCTCGTGTGCGCTATACAGTTCCTCTTCACTGTGAAACTCGTCAAGACTTCGTATCAAGGACATTGGTGA